The Primulina eburnea isolate SZY01 chromosome 6, ASM2296580v1, whole genome shotgun sequence genome contains a region encoding:
- the LOC140833658 gene encoding uncharacterized protein, with translation MGECYRKTGACFKCSKVGHRIKDRPDNKDKGTRPNKPNENKTNARVYAITQEEADNTNKVVAEVDKKLKLEHDTLSEPLRVATPASKIIETRKVYRNCKICISKKIFEAELIQLNMIEFDTIFGMDWLAKNHATVDCQDIRLQTPTKEEVIYHGKSKEQKSLLSASQSWKAIKGRDEIYLAVINEIKKEEVPKLEDIPIVQEFSDVFPEELPVRYPIGK, from the exons ATGGGGGAATGTTATCGGAAAACAGGTGCTTGTTTCAAATGCAGTAAAGTGGGTCACCGGATTAAGGATCGTCCAGACAACAAAGACAAAGGGACGAGACCTAACAAACCAAATGAAAACAAGACTAATGCCCGGGTGTATGCAATAACTCAGGAGGAAGCAGATAACACCAACAAAGTGGTGGCAG AAGTTGATAAGAAGCTTAAACTTGAACATGATACTCTTAGTGAACCGTTAAGAGTGGCAACACCGGCGAGCAAAATAATTGAGACCCGCAAAGTGTATCGAAACTGTAAAATTTGTATCAGCAAAAAAATTTTTGAGGCAGAATTGATTCAACTCAATATGATTGAGTTTGACACCATTTttggaatggactggttagcTAAAAACCACGCCACAGTAGACTGTCAAGATATTAGACTTCAGACTCCGACTAAAGAGGAAGTCATATATCATGGGAAATCCAAAGAACAAAAATCTCTGCTATCTGCCTCACAATCCTGGAAGGCCATAAAAGGAAGAGATGAAATTTATCTAGCAGTAATTAATGAGATCAAAAAAGAAGAAGTCCCAaagttggaagatattccaattgttcaagaatttTCAGATGTTTTCCCCGAGGAATTACCAGTGAGATACCCGATAGGGAAGTag